The Emys orbicularis isolate rEmyOrb1 chromosome 9, rEmyOrb1.hap1, whole genome shotgun sequence genomic sequence TTCATTCTAGTTTCTCATTGGCAAGAGCCCATCTTGGTCCTGCTATTCATTTGGAGAGTTAATGGGATCAGAACCCTTGCTGATAGGGTGTAAGACTTTGTGGTGATGCTTTAAAGATTTAGTGAAGCCTCTAGGTATGAAACTTGATATAGCTAGGGAAACTTCTGTAAATGAGGACCTTAGTAAAGATTAAATGACTGACTTCTCTCTCTGTATTTTCCATTTCCAGTGCCCATGTACTTACCTTTCCTCCTCGTTGGGTCCATATTTGTGGCTTTCATTGTCATTGGGGCCTTCGTTGGTATTTGCTGCTGTAGATGCCTGAAATCCCAGGATGAAGAGCAGCAACATGGGCCTGCACCAATCCAGAGTCAGCTGCTggaagctgctgctcctccttggTTCTCCAGTTCCAGTTCAGCCACCAGATGCTCCTTGGGTAGTCATCCTCAGACCAATAACATCTGCCTGAGCATCGCTCCACCTTTCCCCATCATAGGGTCCTCTCAAGGAGCCCAGTTCTTGCCTCCTACATCAACCAATGgatcccttttgcagcctgcatGTACTACTTATGGAATACCAACTGATCATACTATCATAACAACTCCACCATCTTTCCTTAATAGAGCAGTCTATGGACAAACTTCTTACTATCATTTTCCTGTAAGTGCCATGCCTGGTGACCAAACAATGTACTCAGGCGCTCATGTCTAAGATGACTTGTAACTGCAGAACTCCATATTGTAAAAATGTAGGGTGCTTTTTGGACAAAGTAACAAGCGGGAAGTAATACAAACTTCTGAAATCATTAGCATGTGTGAAATGAGAATCCTATCTTTATATCTATTTGGGGAAAATAGGTCTCGTTTTAATTGTTTAACCAGTTAATTCAGTATGTACTACCTTGGGGCTCAGGTTCAGTCTCCATGGTTCATTCATTTATTGGCATGTTTTCTCATGGCAGGGCTAATCTTGGTGGGGGTTTTAATTGTGGACAgctgtccactgggaactggagCAATATTGCCATACTCCTTCGCATAGGCATTGAACAGCCAGCTGATCTTGGAACTCTTGGTCAGTTACTAACTTAGGCTGAATTTGAACCCAGCTACCTACAGGGCTCTCTTACCCATTACCAAATGCCTTAGCCATTCTGCAATCTTAATAAGACTAATTTTGCATTATATTTAAAATGGCTTGTAGAGTACTTTCTCTGATTAAAAACTAGTTGTTTTatcttaaagggacattgtcaaatcATGTCTTTGCCTGAATTTTTATCTACATCTGACTGTTTCAACACAAGCTTATTCTAAGCAAAAGGGATTAGAGGGGAGAATGAAAAGTCTTGTTTTTCTTTGTTACTGTGACTATACTATGCATGTATTAGCATTAcacatagtcagtttcactgttgttTGCATGGGTTCATACTGATGGGGAACAAAATAACGTTCAGAAAATGTGAATGACAGCAAAAGCAAAAGTTGGCAGAGGGACTAGGGAGCAGGTGGAGTATCTGAAACTACTTTTTAcattccccgcctccccccaaatTGACTGGATGTCAAGTTGATGGTGACTCTGGGCATGTTGCTGAAGAGCTGTCAGTTAAGTGCTGCTACAGGAGCAGCTTTTAGGCCAAAACTTTTTGTAAAATGCACTTTGTGTCTGTGCAGattattggggtggggggaaataactTTGTGCTGGTGTATTTGTTGCTctctgtcttgtaatggtttagTGTAACTCTAGCTATGCAACAGCAACAAAAAGAGACCTATTAACTGATTATAAGACATTATGAAAAGGCTTTTTTATAACTGGGTGGTAAAAAGGAGTGAAATGTGGCAAGACCCTCCACCTATATAACACTACTTCCTTTTTCTTTAGCTTCTAGTAGAGAAGAAAACCCTAACTATTTTGACTTAAAATACTGTTTACACTCTCAATAAGGAATTATCTTCAGTGCACTGCCTAACTGCAGCCATCCTTCACAGCAGGAGTTAACAGCAGGATGCTGATATGAAGAGGTTGACAAAATATGTTGATCCCAGCTGCTGGAGTATCTAACACTTCCTTTGGTCAAAGAAACCAGAGAATAATTACACCAGAGGTACATTCAAATAACTCCACAGACATTGCCAGCAGGAGCAGGTGCCAAGGATTAAAGTTGTGAGTAAAACACAAGAACTTAATCTTCAGCTGATTGGTCAGCTTTGCCATCATTGGGATGAGTGCTGGAAATTTAAATAGTTAATGTCTTATTTTTTCACTATCAACTTAAAAATTTTGCTGCtgtatttttccccccaagtTTGCTTCTGCAGTTTCATAACTTTCACATATTTCCAGGATATCCTCTGTGTTAACAAGTTTGAGATCAATCTGGAAATGAGAACaaaatagaccagtggttcccaaacttgttctgccacttgtgcagggaaagcccctggtgcgccgggccagtttgtttacctgccgcatccgcgggttcggccgatcgcggctctcagTGGCGCGGttctctgctccaggccaatgggagctgctggaagtggcgcgggctgagggacatactggctgctgcttccagcagctcccattggcctggagcagcgaactgcggccactgggagccgcgatcagccaaacctgcggacgcggcaggtaaacaaaccgtcccggcccaccaggggctttccctgcacaagcgtcagaacaagtttgggaaccactgaaatAGAATAAAAATGAAAGAACCTTTGAAGACACTGTAAACGCTAACGGAAACCAAAGTTCTCCACACTTTCAGCAATGCAGAAAGGGTTCAACAGCAGTTTTCGCTCTTTGGCGGCTGGAAAAATCAAAGCATGCAGGGAAGCCAAGAAAGCAAGAACAAATGTTGATCcaagtgtggacatgcaaaagtgatttaCAGTGTACGTCAACACAATTtatgttgacttaattttgtagcgtGGACTTGCCCTTAGTATTTGTCATGTATAAATCGCTTTGCAAACATTACCTAATTAATCCTCATTTAGGATTACCAAGGCACCAGGTAAGTATCACTATCagtttcacagatagggaaactgaggcacagagcatcaAAGTAATTTACCCAAGAATACACAGACAATCACTGTTGGAGCTGGGATCAGAAGTCAGGAGTTACTGTCTCCTGACCACAGTGGTTTCTCTATAATGATGAGTAATGTTATGTCTACATTATGGAGCCTATGTCGGTGTAGATGCAGATGACCCAGAGAATGAGGTTTTCTGTCAGCATAGGAATACTACCTCTCTGAATAATGTCAGCTACATTGATAGCAGCGCTCTTCCATTGACATAGTGGCATCTACCCTGGGGttttggcatagctatgttggtcacaGTTGTGGTTttctcacacccctgaccaatgcAGGGATACCAATATAACTTTTTAAGGTTAGACCAAGTCTTATAGACATCTAATGCGACTCCAGTGTTCAGTACCAAGCAGAAAATGCTAGGAAGAGGAAAGATGATAACCaaataggaaggaaaaaatagataagcagaaaataaaatgctttgtATGTTCTTGAAAAGGCCCCATGAATAGTAATCAGCCTGACACACATTTGTTAGTCAGCATAGTTAGTGCAACACAGCAGAGGCAAATGTTTGGTTTGAACAAATTGATCACTTCTAATGGTTCTATTTAAAAAATTATGTCCCCGGAGAGAGAACAAGGGAAGCAAATGCCATTTCTTTCTCTCCAAAGACTGAGGCgatgcagtggtgctggaactaggggtgctggaggtgctgccataataacaataataataacaaagagCATATATATGGTTTCCATCAtctgcacccccactataaaaattgttccagcaccctgagGAGATTTATTTTCCAAGAGACAAGGCGGGCaggataatatcttttattggatcagcttctgctggtgaaagagacaagcttttgaggtaccctgagcagggctggcgcaacccattaggcgacctaggcggtcgcctagggcgctaacatttggggggcggcgactgtggcggccggatcttcggccacctctgtcgggggcgggaccttccgctgcctctgtcgggggcggcatttcgggggcgggaccttccgccaccgagggcagcaaaaaagctggtggcgctcctgaccctgagagctcttcaggtctgggaaaggtactcagagggtaagtctacactgcaataaaaaacctgtggcaacgagtctcagagcccaggtcagctgactcaagtgcATGGCGCTTGGAATgcagaaaaattataaaagacaaaaccaccatATCACTcttgggtgaacacttttcacaaaagatCACTCCATACCTGACctttcagtcctcatcctcaaaggaaacctgcacatcaCCTTCAGAAGACCAGcctgagcttaaattcataactttgctagacactaaaaataatggtcttaataaagacactggatggCTTTATTACAACATTCTATAACCCACtagtccccctctccccctttgaCCTCTGACTGCAAGAGTGTTAACCAGCCACTTCACCTTAAATTGTCCCATAGAATGTgttttaactacttatgctaaacaatctgttcccaataaggaaaataacagaacaccactggccatcacatacagcccccagctaaacctctccagcacatcatcaacgatctacaacctatcctgaaaaactatccctcactctcacagaccttgggaggcaggccagtcctcgcttacagacagcccccccccaacctgaagcaaatactcaccagcagctACACACCAcaacacagaaacactaacccaggaaccaagccctgtaacaaacctcgttgcctactctgtccccatatctactctagcgacaccagaggacccaaccacatcagccacaccatcagggactcattcaccatCACATCTACTAatcttatatatgccatcatgtgccagcaatgtccctctgccatgtacattggtcaaactggacagtctctgcgtaaaagaataaatggacacaaatcggacatcaggaatcataacattcaaaaaccagtaggagaacaatTCAATCTCcatggacattcaataacagatttaaaagtagccatacttgaacaaaaaaacttcagaaacagacttcaaagagaaactgcagaactaaaattcatttgcaaatttaacaccattaatttgagcttgaatagggactgggagtggctggctcactacataagcagctttgcctctcctggaattgacacctcctcatcaattattgggagtggactgatccaccctgatcgaattggccctgtcaacactggttctccacttgtgaggtaactcccttctcttcatgtgtcagtatataatgcctgcatctgtaattttcactccatgcagctgaagaagtgggttttttacccaaaaaagcttatgcccaaataaatctgttagtctttaaggtgtcatcGGACTCCGTGTTGaatctgttccactgtgtatttAGCTGGGAGTCTACTTTTCTCAGGCCCGAAGAAGAGCTTTCtgtagctcagaagcttgtctctttcactaataatagttggtccaataaaagatatgacctcacccaccttgtctctctaataccctgggatcAACACAGATACCAC encodes the following:
- the LOC135883696 gene encoding protein shisa-1-like, with translation MERGPLCVLVLLLTLGGTSGQDGEYCHGWADSSQLWHRGFRCPEHYDSPEATLCCGTCNLRYCCSTREARLDQGLCPSDHHQTSPKPPSVPMYLPFLLVGSIFVAFIVIGAFVGICCCRCLKSQDEEQQHGPAPIQSQLLEAAAPPWFSSSSSATRCSLGSHPQTNNICLSIAPPFPIIGSSQGAQFLPPTSTNGSLLQPACTTYGIPTDHTIITTPPSFLNRAVYGQTSYYHFPVSAMPGDQTMYSGAHV